The bacterium (Candidatus Blackallbacteria) CG13_big_fil_rev_8_21_14_2_50_49_14 genome segment CACAACTGGGTTCCCTCTGCAAAAAGCCGCTCAAGCCCTTCGCTGAGCCCGCCGCTTAAACTTTGGTAATAGCGGGGTTCAAACACCCGGTAGTAGAGGTCTTCTCCACAGACAAAATCAAGCTGGGTGATCTGACCCTCAGCCCTGAACAATTCAGCGGTCTGGTAAAGTGCCGGTGTGCGCGTCAAGGCAACCGGCCAGTTTTGAAAAGCCAACATGCTCAAGCGGTGCGCCAGATTATCAAGCGCGGCAGTCCCTTTATCCGCATTGTTGAGACTGATCTCAAGCACAGGCAAAAGCTCTGGCTGCTCGCTCAAAACGGCCTGTGGCATGGCCAGATGCGCCAAAGTGACAGGGTTAAAGGAACCCTTGTGAAGCAGAATGTTTTTACCGCGCAGAAACTCAAGCGGACGCATAGGCAGCAAGCGCCCGGCTTGGGGTAAAAACAAGAGCAGGCCATGTGGCTGTTTCTGCATCAACTGACCTGCTTGCAGATAGGTTTGAAAGGGTGATTCATGCCAGGCCAGCCACACATCAAGCTCAAGCCCCACAGGTATCTCAAGCGTCTCCAGTACCAGCCCATCCTCTTGCGCCAACTGGGCCAGTAAATGCACGCCCAAAACCCCCAGCGCGAATTGTTGTTCCAAACGCTCAGCTTGTTTCAAGCGCAGATGCAAGGTCCAGCCACGACCGTCAGAAAGCGCCAAAGCCAACCAGGCATGGCAATCTCCCTGTGCCATGCCTGAACGAACCGCGCCACTGATGGCCAGAGAGAAAAATTTATCGGCTGTGCTTAAATTCTTACGCGCCCAGCTCTCAACCGTGCTTTGGGCAATCGAGCGACTCTGTTCTCCATAAAAAGTGACTTGGATTTCTTTGGCATAGGAACAACGCCCTGCCCAAAGCGTTTGAGAGGCACCGGAAACGGTCTGCAAAAGCGTTTGAATCCAGCCCCCTGTTCCGACTTCTTCAAGCACGCCATGCCAGGGGGAGGCATGCAAAGCAAGAATCTCAGGCTCTAAAGCCTGGATTTGTGTTTCAAGTGCAGCATTTTTTTCTGTGAAGGCCATCCCAAACCTCTCATTCTCAGGTTCAAACTATGACAGGCCCATCCAATAAACGTCAAGCCCGAGGAAACCCCCTGCCTCAAACCCTCATCCGATGCTAAGATACTTCTTTTGGAGGTAAGCAGTATGCAAGACAAACCCGGTGTTTTACTCGTCAATCTCGGTTCGCCCGATTCTCCCCAGGTGCCCGATGTTCGCCGCTATCTGGATGAATTCCTGATGGATGAACGGGTGATCGATATTCCCTGGCCCTTAAGAGCGTTGCTCGTGAAAGGCATTATTCTCAATACCCGTCCTGCCAAATCTGCCGAAGCCTACGCCAAAATCTGGACCGAAGCAGGCTCCCCCCTGGTGCATATCAGTGAGCAGGTACAGCAGAGCGTTCAAACTCAAAGCACCATCCCGGTTGAATTGGCCATGCGCTATGGCCGCCCCAGCATTCGCCAGGGCCTTGAAAAACTCCAGCAACAGGGCGTCAACCGCCTGCTGCTGATTCCTCTTTACCCCCATTACGCCATGTCGAGTTTTGAAACCGTGGTGGAAAAAGTAAAAGCCGAACTCAAGGCTCTCAACTACACCCCCACACTTAAAGTCTTTCCCCCCTTTTACAATCACCCCCGCTATATCGAGGCCTTGGTCGAAAATACCCGCCCTTGGCTCGAGGAACCTTACGATCTGCTGGTTTTCAGCTACCATGGCATTCCCGTCAGGCATCTGGTCAAGGCCGACGCCAGCGGCAAGCACTGCCAGAAAGTTCCTGATTGCTGCAATACCCCCTCTGAGGCCCACAAAACCTGTTACCGCGCACAGATTTTAAGAACGACAGAAGCCTTTGTCAAAGCGGCGAATATTCCCCAAGACAAATACCGCGTAACCTTTCAATCCCGCCTGGGACGCACGCCCTGGCTGCAACCCTATACCGATTTGGAACTCGAAGTCTGGCCTGCGCAAGGTTTTAAACGGATCCGGGTCATGTGCCCAGCCTTTGTTTCGGATTGCCTCGAAACCCTCGAAGAAATTGCAATGCGTGGCAAAGAAAGCTTCTTGGCCGCCGGGGGCGAAGATTTGCAATTGATTCCCTGCCTGAATACCCATCCGCTTTGGCTTGAGGTTTTGGGCGAGTGGGTAGAGGCCTTTGCCCAAGAGAAAGTGAACCCGGTCGTACCATGAGCCTGGAACAAGAACTGCCTTCCGATTGGCGGGAGAAACTCAACGCCTGTTTTGCAGAACCCTGGTGGCAGTCGCTTTCCAGTTTTGTCGAAAAGGCCTATGCCAGCCAAACCGTTTACCCCCCCCGACCCAATTTGTTTCACGCCCTGCACGCCACACCCTATAACAGGGTGCGGGTCGTGATTTTGGGGCAAGACCCCTATCCCGGTGCAAACCAGGCCCATGGTCTGAGCTTTTCGGTGCAAAAAGGGATCGCCATTCCCCGCTCACTCAAAAATATCTACAAAGAACTGGAAAGTGATCTCGGCATTCCCCCCGCTGCACAGGGGCATCTCGAAGCCTGGGCCCAGCAGGGCGTTCTGCTGTTGAATACAATTCTCACAGTTCAGGCCGGGCAAAGCCTTTCTCACCGCAACCAGGGCTGGGAAAAATTCACCGATCAGATATTAACAGCGCTGGATGCACGCCCTGAACCCCTGGCCTTTGTACTTTGGGGCAACCCCTCTCGGGCCAAGAAAAAGCTATTGCAAAATCCCCAGCACCTGATTCTCGAAAGCGCACACCCCTCGCCGCTCTCGGCCCGCCATGGTTTCTTTGGTTCACGTCCCTTTTCAAACATCAATCAATGGCTCAAAACCCAGCATTTGGCTGAAATAGACTGGAACCCACTCCGTTAAAAGGAAAACCAAAGCTTGTCCTGAAGAATAACCAAACCTGATCAGGGCAAAAGAAAAAGCCCCACGAGGGGGCTTCACCGTTGGTTTGTGAGCGATAACTTGGATTTAACGAATAATACTCGTAAAGCTGCGGCTTTCATCCTGAATGGATTCCAGCAGACGCGTCAACAACTGCACAGAACTGCCAATACGGCTGAGTTCATCCTGCGCACGGGCCAAGGTTGCACCTTCTTTGGCTTTGAAGGTAATACGGCCCACAGGACGGGCATAGTGCGTAATCGCAATCGGGCTGGGAACAGAAGCCAGACCTGTGCCACCAAAAGGCTGAGCAGGGTCGGCCACACGCCATTGACCTGTACCCCCTGCTTGGGAGTGAACCAGTGAGTCATAGACAACCCCATCAGATTTGACGATAAAACGGGGGGTGGATTGCAATTGAGCAGAGCCACCGGCACTGGGATCTTCAATCATAATTTCTTTGCCTGAACCATTGGTTACCACATAACGGGGGCCATCGGCGGTAGAAATCTGTTTGACAGCAACAGGATCGCCGTCAATACCATTGTTTAAACTGACATAACCTTCAGCATCCGCATCTGTTATCCGCCGGGCCAAACCATTGGTATTGCCAACAGCACCGCCAAACATGGGGCGGGTGGGGTCATCAAGGTCAATTGCCGTAGAGAAGAAAAGGTTGTCTGCTGCTTTCAGCTGAGAATCAAAACCGACGCCGATAGCGAGCAGAAGGTTGCCGACAGAAAGGGTTGCCATGGTGTATCTACCTCATTCAGATATACGTATCCGTTTCGAGTTGTCGCGAGAAAAGATTGCATACTTGTGCGGGCCGTTTCATATTTAATTTACATTTAATGAAACGGCCCGTTTTATAACAAGTGCTTAATAAATCAATTGTTACTGGCTTTGATACGATTGACAGCTTCCGTCAATTGAGGCAGAACCTCAAAGACATCACCCACCAGACCATAGGTTGCCACTTTAAAAATCGGGGCTTCCGGATCAGTATTCACAGCCACAATGTATTTTGAAGAGGACATGCCCGCCAAATGCTGCATCGCGCCAGAAACGGCACAGGCCACATAGAGGGTGGGGCTGACGGTTTTACCAGTCTGTCCAACCTGTTCACCATGTGGACGCCAGCCGGCATCAACGACAGCACGGGAAGCGCCCACGGCACCGCCTAAGGCACCTGCCAGGCTTTCCACGAGATGGAAGTTTTCAGGTCCTTTAAAACCACGACCGCCGCTGACGACGATATCGGCTTCAGCTACGTCCAATTTGCCTGAATCAGCTTTTTCAACCGCCACAACCTTGGCGCGAATATCTGAATCACTCAGATTGACGGCAAAGTTCATGACTTCAGCAGCACGGGATTCATCGGCAGCCGCAACAGGGGTCACGTTGGGGCGCAGGCTGACCAGCGCTTTGCCCTGAACAGAAACCTTGGCATAGGCTTTACCGGCAAACATCGGACGCACAGCCACGAACTTGGAGCCATCATGGCTCAATTCCAAGGCGTCTGAAACGAGACCTGTATTCAAACGGGCAGCCAAACGGGGAGCCAGGTCCTTGCCGTTTGAAGAAGCCGCAAAAAGAATCAGATCAGGCTGAATTTGATCGGCAATCTGATGAATGGCCTTGGTATAACCATCGGTTGAATAGTTTTCAAGCAGGTCATGCTCAGCCACCAGCACCTTGTGGGCGCCATAATGGCCCAAGCGGGCAGCCAGACCAGCAACACCCTTGCCCAACAGAACTGCTGTGACAGAGGAGGCATTCAGGGCCTTGGCTTGGGAAAGAAGTTCCAAACTTGTTTTACGGAGATTTCCGTCTTTTGTTTCGGCAATGACTAAAATATTCATTCTTTTATCTCTCCTTTCCCTTAAATGACCTTGATTTCTTCATGCAGCGCTTTGACGAGTTCGTCAACACTGGCTACAATTTTGCCGGCTGGACGGGCGGGAGGCATTTTCAGCTCTTCCAGAACCACAGCAGGTGCTAAATCTACACCCATTTCAGCGGCTTTGAGTTCAGTAATTTCTTTTTTACGCGCTTTGAGAATCCCCTTCATAGAGGGATAACGGGGCTCATTTAAGCCCTTTTGAGCGGTAATCAAAACGGGCAGACGAGATTCTACAATCTGTGTACCCCCTTCGATGGTACGGGAAGCTTTCACTTGATCACCAGCAATATCCAGTTTAATCACCAGAGAAATCTGGGGAATATCCAGGAACTCAGCAACCAGAGAACCCATTTGCTGCGCATCGTCATCAATGGCCTGACGGCCACAGAGAACGAGGTCGTATTTTTTGCCTTCCAGTGCTTTGGCAATCAAGCGGGCAGTTGTCATTGAATCCAACTGCATGGGGGAGCCTTCATAAACCACGTGAATGGCTTCATCAGCACCCATGGCCAAGCCTGTACGCAAAGCTTCCTTCGCGCTTTCGGGACCCACGGTCAGAACAGTAACGGTTCCATCCTGGGCTTCTTTGAGTTTTAAAGCTTCTTCAATTGCAAATTCGTCATAGGGACTGACGATATAGGTAATGCCATCACGGACAATATCTTTCCCAGAAGGGTCGATCTGAATGACCGTGGTAGTGTCGGGAACTTGTTTGATGCAAACGATGATATCCATTAAGTATCCTCCTTGCGATATACACAGTGCATCATACCATTAAATTAAGTTTAAGACAATCTTATCTTTTATGCGTTTTTGAAAAAAATAAGCAGAAATTTCTGATACCTGAATTTCATGTTAAAATACGCTCACATACAGACCTGGAGTCCATCATGAGTTTACCGCCACCTCCCATCCCCCTGGCTGAACGCATGCGCCCGAAACAAGCTCAAACCTTTATCGGGCAAAGCCACCTAATGGCAGAACAAGCTCCCCTACAAGAAATGCTCAGCAGCGGTCAAATCAGCTCCCTCATTCTTTGGGGCCCACCTGGCTGTGGAAAGACCACCCTGGCCCGCCTGATTGCAAAACAATTGGAGGCGGATTTTTATGAACTCAGCGCCGTTTCAGCAGGCGTTAAAGATATTCGTCAGGTGATCGAACAGGCCCAAGAAAACTTGAAAGGTCTGTTTGCCCGCCCCACCCTGCTCTTTATTGATGAGATTCATCGTTTCAACAAGGCCCAGCAGGACGCACTGCTACACAGTGTCGAGACGGGTGAAGTGCTCTTGATTGGGGCCACCACAGAAAATCCTTCCTTTGAAGTCAATCCTGCCCTTTTGTCGCGCTGTCAGGTCTATACCCTGCAGCCCCATACCCCAGCAGAACTCGAAACCATCCTCCAACAGGCCATACAGAGTGATGCCTGGCTCAAGCAGTTTCAAATTCAACTCGAAGAACCCGATTTACTCTATCAATATGCGGGAGGAGACGCCCGCATTATGCTGAACCGCTTTGAGATGGCTCTGAAAATTGCGGCGCGCTCAGGTCAAACACAGATTTTTCTCGACAATGCCCTGCTGAAACGGGTGTTTCAGGCCCCCACCCTGAAATATGATCACAATGGCGAAGAACATTACAATTTGATCTCCGCCCTGATCAAGAGCGTCAGAGGCTCTGATCCTGATGGGGCTGTGTATTGGTTAGCACGCATGCTCGAAGGGGGAGAAGATCCCCTTTTTATTGCCCGCCGCTTGCTGATTCTGGCAAGTGAAGACATTGGCAATGCCGAACCCTACGCACTCTCATTGGCACAAGCCTGTTTTCAGTCCGTGCATGTGATTGGCATGCCCGAAGCTCGGATTTTACTGGCCCAGGTCACGACCTATCTGGCCAGTTGCCCCAAAAGCAATGCGGCCTATCTGGCGATTGAAGCCGCCCGAGCAGATGTCAAACGCTTTCAGAATTTGCCGGTACCCCTACATCTGCGCAATGCTCCCACAGGCCTGATGAAAGAACTCGGCTACGGCAGCCATTACCATTACAGTCATGATCATCCCGATCATTTTGTCGAGCAGCAATACCTGCCAGATCGGCTCAAACAAAAAGTTTATTATCACCCCACAGAATTGGGCAAAGAAAAAACTTTAAAGCGTCAGTTGGAACATCTCTGGCCAAATCGTTATCCAGAGCCAGAAAACGCTTAAATACACGGTTTTAGAACGCGATCCTGGAAACAATTTCAGCGTGCTCAGGGGCACACTCACCCGGACAAAAATCACATATAATGAACTCGATATCACGCTGGCCAGAGGAAATCTTCATGAAAAATAGCTATCGCCCCCTTATGACTGCTCTTGCTGGAGCAGCAATCATGCTGACCACAGCCTGTCAGGACGGAAATTCATTGACTTCCAGTAGCAAAGGAGGCCTCAGTTTCAGTGTCGAGTGGCCTAAAAAAACGAGTTCAACAGGGTTCTCCCTCAAAGCCATTCCCGAAAACACCGAACAGATTCGTATCAGCATTGAAGGTGAAGGTCTGAAAACTCCCTTGATCACAATTCTGACGCGAGAGGCAGGAGAAATCCGTGACAGCGTGCGGATTGACGTTCCTGTTGGCAAAAAGGTCGTCAAGATCGAAGCGCTGGACAAAGCAGGGAAGGTTATAGCGATTGATGTACGCAGTGTAATTATCATGGGAGGACAGGTTCAAAGAATAGAAACCAATATTCAGCCCTTGGGCATATCCAGCCCAGAACCGAGCTTACAACCTACGCTCCCCGGCTCCACCCCCACCTCAGGCACGCCCACCAATCCAACCGCTCCGACAGGCTTACTGCCCATCCCGCAAAGCCCAACCACGCCAACGGACACCAGCAGCCCAACGGCTCCCACCCAGCAACCCGCATCCGCTCCGCCCAGTGCCCCCCCTCTGGTCACCAATCCTGTCCCGATCAATCCCCCACTTACCGATACAACCACCACAACCAGCAGCAGTTCCTCATCAAGCTCCTCCAGCTCAAGCGTGGCGGATTCACCCGTTGTTCCCACCGTCAGCAGCTTTACCCCCACCTCTGGCTTGGTCGGCGCCACAGTCACGCTGACAGGCACCAATTTCAACAAAGTCAGTGGCGTCGCTTTTAACGGCACCCCCGCCCTGTTCACAATTGTCAGCGATACCCAAATCACCACAACCGTGCCCGCCAATGCCACCACAGGCACCATCAGCCTCAGTACGGGCTCTGCCAGTGCTTCAAGCGCAACCTTTACAGTCAATACCCAGGTTGAGAACTTGAAAATTGCAGAGGTTTTTCCGGTCTATGACAAAGTCAGTGCTCAGTATATTGAGCTTAAAAATACGGGCACAACGGCTGTCGACCCCAGTGGTTTAAGCCTCTTTTATACCGATAATACAGGCACCTTAAAACAGTTCAGCGTTCCCGTCACCTCGTCTGTCGCTGCGGGGGGAAGTCTGATTGTTTGGCTCAATCAAAATGGAACCAATACAGCCAGCAATATTTATACAGGCACCTTGGGTTACCCCCCTCTCAATTACAGTGCAACCAGTGTTTCAGAGGTTTTTCTGTGCAAAACCAACCCCTGTACCAACACTTCAATCTTGAGTTATATGTCCTATGGAAATGTCGCAGCAGGAGCCAATGCCAGCCTCGCAACAGGCGCAACGCCCACTGCGCTCTGGACAGGCAATGCCTTAGACATCACCAATACCACAACGAATATCAGCACAGGAAATGTAGATCCAGGTGACAGCTCAGGCCTCACGGTGATCAATGGCACGGTCTTCGCGAACGGAAATTCAGTTGTGGTACATGATGCCCTGAGTGGAGCACGCTTTAGCACGACCGTAACCAGCACACCAAGTTCCACTCAATTGCCCATCAATCCTCCCAAAGCCATCATCAGCAGCAGCAACAGCGGGGATGGTGCATTACAAGGGGCGATTGTGGTCGATGCCACCACGAATTTCGCCAGCAGCGCCAAGGTTAAAATTCGTGGTGAATTGCACCAAATTACGTCTTTAAACACCAACAGCATCATGCTGGAAGCTCCGGTCAAACGCGACGCAGATGCAGCCAATAAAGGCAGTGGCGTCGCCGATGCACAAAATACGACCAACAATATTATCGTACCGGCAGGAGCCCCCAGCACACCTGCCAACAATACCTTCTTTGTCAATGATCTGGTCAAACTGGAGGCAAAATCAATAAGCCAGCCAGGCAACGCTCAGATTCGCACAGTGACGGTGACTACTGCCAACGGCATCAATCTTGACAATCCCTTTGCTCTGATGAGCTTTTCAAGCAGCAATACCGGTTCCGGCAATACCGAAGTGGTCACCATGGCCAGTACCCTGCCCACCGGGTTATCTGCAACAGAACAATTTTGGGGCGGTCGTGACAATCAGATCTTCAGTTTTGTCTCTTCAGGAACACCGACTGCAACAGATGTGAAATTCAATATTGATTTCGTCAACTGCACCGTAGCCACCAGCAATACTGGCAAGGGAGGAAGCACAGACCCTGTCCAAACAGATCCCTGCGCAGGGGGCAGTGTCAATATTCGTGTTGGCGACATCGTCAAAGTCAACGATGGTGCCACCCCCGTATTGCGTACAGTCAATGCTGTAACAGGCAACACGGGTTCGGGCTTTCAACTGAAATTCACAGTCCCCTTGACCAACCTGCCCAATACCGGAACGCCCGTCAAAGGTACCCCCCAAAATGGAGCAATCCACTATATCCCCTATACCATTACCACCCCAGCCATTAAAAAAGATGTCCTGATTCTCACCCCCCGCAGTGGAGATATCAAACTGGTACCGGTAGGCGGGACGGTAACCAAAAAACAGGCTTTTAAATTGGGAACCTGCGCATCAACACCGAATGCAGCCTGTTTTAACCCAGTAACACCCAGCCATTGAGGCAATAATTCAAGCCAGAATCTAAGACCTGAGCCAAATTTTGGCACAGGTCTTTTGACGATGACTAAAATCAGACAATTAATTCTGCTTTTACCTGCCGGAAATATGGTAAGCTATTTTCAAATTAAAATTACAGATCAAATAGCTAGGATAAATCTCATGATTCAAAACGGCCTGTTTACTTCCGAATCCGTCAGCGAGGGTCATCCTGACAAAATGTGTGACCAAATCTCTGATGCGGTACTCGACGCTATTCTTCAAGCAGACCCCACAGGACGTGTGGCCTGTGAATGTCTCACCACAACAGGCCTGGTCATGGTCTCCGGTGAAATCACAACCACCACCTATGTCGATATCCCAGAACTGGTACGCAATGTCATCAGAGATATTGGCTATACAGGCAAAGGCATGGGATTTGATGCAGACGATTGCAGTATTATTACTGCCATTAACCGCCAATCCCCTGATATCGCCTCTGCTGTAGATACGGCCCTTGAAGTCCGGGGAAAAAGCCTTGATCATGAGTTTGACCGGATCGGTGCAGGAGATCAAGGTCTAATGTTTGGTTATGCCTGTAACGAAACCCCTGAATTAATGCCTATGCCGATTACCCTTTCGCATAAATTGATGCAAAGAGTCAGCCATCTGCGCAAACAAGGCACCTTGACCTATCTGCGTCCTGATGCAAAATCTCAGGTGACGGTTGAATACAAAGACGGCAAACCCCATCGGGTAGATACCATTGTGATCTCTACCCAACATGCCCCTGAAATTGAGGGAATTACAGATACTGAAGCCATTCAAGAAAAGATTGCTCAAGACCTGAAAGAACATGTGATTCCCTGGGTTGTGCCTGAGCACCTTCTCGTCAACAGCCGGATTTTGATCAATCCCTCAGGCCGTTTTGTGA includes the following:
- a CDS encoding electron transfer flavoprotein subunit beta, which produces MDIIVCIKQVPDTTTVIQIDPSGKDIVRDGITYIVSPYDEFAIEEALKLKEAQDGTVTVLTVGPESAKEALRTGLAMGADEAIHVVYEGSPMQLDSMTTARLIAKALEGKKYDLVLCGRQAIDDDAQQMGSLVAEFLDIPQISLVIKLDIAGDQVKASRTIEGGTQIVESRLPVLITAQKGLNEPRYPSMKGILKARKKEITELKAAEMGVDLAPAVVLEELKMPPARPAGKIVASVDELVKALHEEIKVI
- a CDS encoding methionine adenosyltransferase, translating into MIQNGLFTSESVSEGHPDKMCDQISDAVLDAILQADPTGRVACECLTTTGLVMVSGEITTTTYVDIPELVRNVIRDIGYTGKGMGFDADDCSIITAINRQSPDIASAVDTALEVRGKSLDHEFDRIGAGDQGLMFGYACNETPELMPMPITLSHKLMQRVSHLRKQGTLTYLRPDAKSQVTVEYKDGKPHRVDTIVISTQHAPEIEGITDTEAIQEKIAQDLKEHVIPWVVPEHLLVNSRILINPSGRFVIGGPVGDAGLTGRKIIVDTYGGYAPHGGGAFSGKDPTKVDRSASYAARYVAKNIVAAGLASHCQIQLSYAIGVAHPVSVRVDTFGTGRISEEKIQELVNEHFELRPAGIIHTLNLRRPIYRQTASYGHFGRDDLDLPWEHTNKAEILAQALL
- a CDS encoding AAA family ATPase — protein: MSLPPPPIPLAERMRPKQAQTFIGQSHLMAEQAPLQEMLSSGQISSLILWGPPGCGKTTLARLIAKQLEADFYELSAVSAGVKDIRQVIEQAQENLKGLFARPTLLFIDEIHRFNKAQQDALLHSVETGEVLLIGATTENPSFEVNPALLSRCQVYTLQPHTPAELETILQQAIQSDAWLKQFQIQLEEPDLLYQYAGGDARIMLNRFEMALKIAARSGQTQIFLDNALLKRVFQAPTLKYDHNGEEHYNLISALIKSVRGSDPDGAVYWLARMLEGGEDPLFIARRLLILASEDIGNAEPYALSLAQACFQSVHVIGMPEARILLAQVTTYLASCPKSNAAYLAIEAARADVKRFQNLPVPLHLRNAPTGLMKELGYGSHYHYSHDHPDHFVEQQYLPDRLKQKVYYHPTELGKEKTLKRQLEHLWPNRYPEPENA
- a CDS encoding uracil-DNA glycosylase → MEQELPSDWREKLNACFAEPWWQSLSSFVEKAYASQTVYPPRPNLFHALHATPYNRVRVVILGQDPYPGANQAHGLSFSVQKGIAIPRSLKNIYKELESDLGIPPAAQGHLEAWAQQGVLLLNTILTVQAGQSLSHRNQGWEKFTDQILTALDARPEPLAFVLWGNPSRAKKKLLQNPQHLILESAHPSPLSARHGFFGSRPFSNINQWLKTQHLAEIDWNPLR
- a CDS encoding ferrochelatase, translating into MQDKPGVLLVNLGSPDSPQVPDVRRYLDEFLMDERVIDIPWPLRALLVKGIILNTRPAKSAEAYAKIWTEAGSPLVHISEQVQQSVQTQSTIPVELAMRYGRPSIRQGLEKLQQQGVNRLLLIPLYPHYAMSSFETVVEKVKAELKALNYTPTLKVFPPFYNHPRYIEALVENTRPWLEEPYDLLVFSYHGIPVRHLVKADASGKHCQKVPDCCNTPSEAHKTCYRAQILRTTEAFVKAANIPQDKYRVTFQSRLGRTPWLQPYTDLELEVWPAQGFKRIRVMCPAFVSDCLETLEEIAMRGKESFLAAGGEDLQLIPCLNTHPLWLEVLGEWVEAFAQEKVNPVVP
- a CDS encoding electron transfer flavoprotein subunit alpha, producing the protein MNILVIAETKDGNLRKTSLELLSQAKALNASSVTAVLLGKGVAGLAARLGHYGAHKVLVAEHDLLENYSTDGYTKAIHQIADQIQPDLILFAASSNGKDLAPRLAARLNTGLVSDALELSHDGSKFVAVRPMFAGKAYAKVSVQGKALVSLRPNVTPVAAADESRAAEVMNFAVNLSDSDIRAKVVAVEKADSGKLDVAEADIVVSGGRGFKGPENFHLVESLAGALGGAVGASRAVVDAGWRPHGEQVGQTGKTVSPTLYVACAVSGAMQHLAGMSSSKYIVAVNTDPEAPIFKVATYGLVGDVFEVLPQLTEAVNRIKASNN